Below is a window of Planctomycetes bacterium MalM25 DNA.
CGTGATACGCTTAAACTGCGTAGCTAGCGGCGGTTGCGGCGATTTCGCCGACACTGCCGCCAGCGATTGACTCTTCGCAGGCGGACGGCTCCCCCAATCGGGTGGGTCGCTCGGGGCGTCATGATGACTCCACGACCTATCTTCTTACAGCACGAGACCGACAGCCGGCTTCGCGAAACGTTCGCGAAGCGCCGGCGATCGCGTTTTTCACAACTGGCAAACTGACAACCCGCTTCGCCACTCCAGCCACGGGCTGGGCGAACGGCCTCTGTCTCACGGACGCACACGACGGATGTCCCAGGGCTCCGAAAAACTGATCGACTTGGTCAAGCGGAGCGAGCTCGTCCCGACAAAGAAGTTGGACGGGTTCCTGGAGAAGCACGCGTCCGGTTCGGCGAGCCTGCCGGACAAGCCCGAAGAACTCGCCAAGATGCTGGTCGAGGACGGACTGCTCACGAAGTGGCAGGCGGACAAGCTGCTGGCGGGCAAGCACCGCGGCTTCAAGCTCGGCAAGTACAAGCTGCTCGGCCAGATCGGCAAGGGGGGCATGAGCCATGTCTACCTCGCGGAGCACGTGCTCATGCAGCGGCGCGTGGCGGTCAAGCTCCTGCCTCGTCAGCGGGTGAAGGACCGCTCGTACCTCGAACGCTTCCAGCTCGAGGCCCGCGCCGCCGCGCGACTCGACGACCCGAACATCGTCCGGGTCTACGACATCGACAACGAGGGCGACAACCACTACATCATCATGGAGTACGTCGAAGGGCGTGATCTCCATCAGACCGTCAGCCAGGACGGGCCGCTGCCGTACAACACGGCGGTCCGCTACATCGCCCAGGTGGCGACCGGCCTGCAGCACGCCCACGAGATGGGCCTGGTGCACCGCGACATCAAGCCGGCCAACTGCCTCGTCGACAAGCACAGCGTGGTCAAGCTGCTCGACATGGGCCTCGCGAAGCTGACCGACGACGAGACCTCGCTCACGCTCGCCAACGACGAGAACGTGCTGGGCACGGCGGACTACTTGGCGCCCGAGCAGGCGCTCAACAGCCACGCCGCCGACGCGCGGGCGGACATCTACAGCCTCGGCTGCACGCTCTACTTTCTGCTCGCCGGCCGCCCACCGTTCCCGGAAGGGACGATCAGCGAGCGGCTGCTGAAGCACCAGGTTGAGGAGCCGGAGAGCCTGTTGGTGGCGCGGCCCGACTGCCCCCTGTCCCTGGTCGATCTCTGCCAGCGGATGATGCGCAAGAAGCCCGAGGACCGCCCGCAGACGGCCGGCGAGGTCGCCGTGTTGCTCAACGAGTGGCTCGCCGATCGGGGCGAATCAACCGTCGGCCCGCCCCCCAGCGGGAGCGGAGTCGGGGGCAGCCCCAGCAGCCTGGGGAGCGGCGTCGGCAGCGGCATCCTCAGCCGGTTCTCCTCGCCAACGCCGGCGCCCGGTCACGCGAGTGGGGTCGGCGCTGGCGACACCTCGAAGCAGTACGCCTCGGCGTCGGTCGATACGGACGAGGACATCGGGCTCGCCCCGCTCGACGAGGAGGAAGAGAACCCCAAGCAACGCCAAGCCAAGAAGGCGGCCGCCTCGTCCGGGGTGCTCTCGGACGAGAGCGGGGCAAAACTGGACGGATCCAAGTCGGGCAAAGGGTCGGGGCGCCAGTCCAGCAAATCGGGCAGCAAATCGGGAGTCGGCTCGGGCTCGGGAAGCGGTCGGAGCAAGGCCCCCAGCGACGAGCACTCCGAGGAGGCTTCGCTCAGTTCCCCGGGGAGCCGCAGCAAGCCGCGCTCGATCTTCGAGGAAGAGTACTCGGCGTCGGCGGAAGTCGATCCGATCGCCGCCCGCGCGGCACGCTCGAGCAGCTACGACCCGCTGCACCCGCCCGGCTACGTGAACCCCTACACGAAGACGCCCGCCTGGGTCTTCATCGTCGGCGGCCTCGTCCTGGTCGGCGTGGTGGTCGGCGCGGTCGCTCTGATGAACGGCGGCTGAGCCTCGCGGCTCACGCGTTCCATTCGACTCCCATCATCAGGCAGTTCACGCCCGAGCCGATCCCCAGCAGGGCGACGCGATCGCCCCCCTTCATGGCGCCCGCCTCGACTCCGAGCGATAGGGCGCTTGGCAACGCCGCTGCTCCCGTGTTGCCCAGCCACTCGAGAGTCGCGTAGTCGCGATCCAGCGGCAGGCCCAACTCGCCGAGCATCATCTTGCGGTGCGCCCCGCCCACTTGGTGGCAAAAGGTCCGGTCGATCTCGTCTCGGTTCCATCCCGTGACGCCGAGCAACGCTTCGAAGTTGCGCGCGCCCGCGGCCACGCCCGCCCGCATGAGGCGTTCGCTGTCGGTTTGCATGACTTGCGAGAGCCCCTCGCTCTGGCAGAGGTCGTGGTGCTCGGTCTCGGCCAGGACCGTCGCGGCCACAAGCTTCGCTCGACCCGGCGCCAGGTCCCGATGGCAGAGCGCGATCGCCGCGCTGGCCGATCCGATCGTCAGCGAGGCGAACGAGTTCTTCACCGAGTCACGCGTGAACGACTCGTCGGTGTTGAGCTTGGCGACCGTGTTCTCGACCAGCTGCCGTCCGCACTCGGTCCCGACCACCACGCCCGCTTGGATCTGCCCCAGCTCGATCATCGAGGCGATCTGCAACGCGCCCGACAGCACGCCGAGGCACGCGTTCGAGACGTCCTGCACAACGCACGACGAAGCCAGTCCCAATGCGTGGTGCACGCGGCAGGCGGTCGCCGGCTCGAGGCAGTCGCGGCAGACCGAGCCGTGCAGGCAGGCTCCGAACGCCTCGCGTGGCAGGCCGCTCTCGGCCACCGCCCGCTCCGCCGAGCGGATGCTGATGTCGCCTGGGCGTGTGCCCGGGGGGAAGAAGCGACGTTCGCGGATGCCCGACATGAGCTCAAGGCGGCCTGGCGGCAGCCGCAGGCGTTCGTAGAGCGGCGAGAGACGCTCCTCAAGCTGGTCAGAAGTGACCACCTCCTCTGGCAGGGTGTGGGCGACTGACGCGATCGCTACATTCTCGAACCGCACGCTTAATCCTGCTCAGGGAAGGAGGCCTCATGGCCTGTTGGGGGATTACTGGGGGGCTCGTGAAGCTAGCCGATTCCGGGCTGGCGCGTAACGGGGGCGAACGCCGACTTGGGGAGCTGGATGTCCGATTGACTTGGGGCAAAAGCGTTCAAAACGCCCGCTGGGTACGTGATCTTGTGCTGTCAGGGGTTGGGAGGGGCAAAATCTACCGTTCGGGTTGTATGTGCGGGGGGAGGCCTTAGGCTCTCGTACGACTTGCACCCCCACCTCCTTTGACCGCCTGACACCGGTCGCAACCACCCAGGGGCCGCAGCGAGGGATCGATAACAGAACAATGCGGCGGCGCCGAACGGGCCCGGGGCAAACCCTCGGACCCGATCGACGCCGAGCGGCGTGCTAGGGAAAGCACGTGATGTGGGCCGTCTGCACAAGACCCCATGTCGTTTGCACGCCTGCGTGGGACTCTACTGATCAGCCGTCCGTGGCCAGCCGGCCTCGGATTCGGCCCTGCGGTCCGTCCGGACCGTGATCCGGTTTCTCTTCCGCTTTGTTGTGGCGTCGGTCTCGTCTCCGAGGACCGAGTCCTCGGACGGCCCTCTCGCCGCAGGGAGTGCAAGCGAATTATGTCGAAGCCGATCATCGCGTTGAACGCGGACTACAAGGCCGCCGATGGAGACAAGCCGGCCGTCACCTACGTGCCGGGCGGCTACTACGAGGCGATCCTCCAGGCGGGCGCCTTGCCCTTCATCCTGCCCCCGCTGGAGGAGCAGGAGGACCTCGATCAGGCCCTGCGGATGGTCGATGGCGTGCTGCTCGTGGGCGGAGCCGACCTCGACCCGCGTCGCGACGGCTGGATGCTGCACCCCGCCGTGCGGCCTCTCGCCAAACGCCGTGAGAGCTTCGACCGGATGCTCGCCCGCACCGTGTGCGAACGCCGCATCCCGGTGTTCGGAATCGGAGTCGGCATGCAGCTGCTGAACGTGACGCTCGGCGGCAATCTGTTCCTCCACTTGCCGGAGGACAAGCCCGACGCGCTGCCGCACCACGACATCCTCGACCGGGCTCACCGCCACACGCTCGAGCTGGCGACCGGATCGATCATGGATCGCGTGTACGGCGACGGGGAACTCCGCGTCAACAGCCGGCATCACATGGCTATCGACGAACTGGCCGAGGGCTTCACGGTCACGGCCCGTTGCCCGGACGGCGTCATCGAAGCGGTCGAGTCCACGTCCGAGGATTGGTTCGCCATGGGAACCCAGTTCCACCCCGAGGCCGATACCGCTTCGGCGCTCGATCTGCGGATCTTCGAAGAGTTCTTGGCCGGCGTGAAGGAACACGCCGAGCCGGTACGGTTGGTCGCGTAACGCCACGCGTTGACGAGCCGCATCAAAGAGTCAGCGCACGGACGCGCTGCACGCCTCGACCCGGCGCCCCGTGACGGGGGGTCGGGTCGAGGTGTGTCTGGAGGGATGGCAGGTGATAGTCGGGGGGGCCGGAAGGCCTTATGCCCGCAGCTCGCCACCCAGGACTTCGACAAAGGCCCGCAGCCAAGCCGGGTGAGCGGGCCAAGCGGGCGAGGTCACGAGCTTGCCATCGACGCACACCGAATCGAGACCCGCCGAGGGCTCATCCCACGCACCGCCTGCGAGCAGGACTTCCGGCATGCACGCCGGGTAGGCCTGCACCCGTTTGCCCTCGATCACGCCCGCAGCGGCCAGCAGCTGGGCGGCGTGGCAGACCGCGGCGATCGGCTTGTCCGCCAGGCTGAAAGCGCGGATCGCGTCCAGCACCCGATTGTCGAGCCGCAGGTACTCGGGCGCCCGGCCACCCGGGATCACAAGTCCGGCGAAGTCGTCGACCGTGAACGCGTCGAGGTCGCCGTTGAGGCGGAAGTTGTGGCCACGCTTTTCGCTGTAAGTCTGGTCGCCCTCAAAGTCGTGGATCGCCGTGGCGACGGTGTCGCCCGGCTTCTTGCCGGGGCAGACCGCCACGCAGTCGTACCCGACCATCGTGAGGGCCTGGAAAGGGACCATGACCTCGTAGTCTTCGACGTAATCGCCGACGAGAAAGAGCAGCTTCTTCATGGTGAACTGTAGGCAGGGGGCGGTGGGAAGATCTCCTGAGCCGACGACGGAAGTCGTGGGATCAACCTTAATCCTCTTCGATCTCCAGCTCGCGGGGGATCCGCATCACGCGGCCCTCGCGGTCGATGCTGGCGATGGTGGTCTCGGCTTCGGCGATGATCCGCTCGCCGACCTTCAGGGTGTACGTGTGGTCGATCCGGGCCCCGAAGGCCCGCTCGGTCCGGATGTGGATGCGGAGCGTGTCGCCGTATCGGGCCGGGTACTTGTACCGGACGGTCGCCTTGGCGACGACGAGCAGCACGCCCGACTCCTCGATCTTGGCGTAGTCGTACCCGCAGGCGTTGAGCAGCTCGATCCGCGCCAGCTCCATGTAGCGGAGGTAGTTCGAGTGGTGGACGACCCCCTGGCCGTCGGTCTCGTAGTAGCGGACGGGCAGGTCAAACTGGTGCTCGCGGAGCATGCGTTGTCGGGTGGGGGCAGGGGGGCGGAACGGGCGTGTTGGGGAGGCTATCGCGGCTCGCCCTCAGGGGCAACCGAGCCGTGGCCGGCCGAGTTGCAACAAACCGTTGTGGGCTCTATCTTTACGGCACCTCGGGGCGTCGCTCGGGCGGCGTCTCTCCTCGGTGAATCACGGCATCCGCCCACCGCTACCGGCGGTGGCGCCACTCGGAATCCAACGGTCTCTTCATGAGCATTGGCGACGACTCGGGTGAAGGCATCGCGACCGCCGGCCTCACGGCTCGGGGGCACGACTATCCCACCATCCGTCAGTTCACGGTCTTCCTGGAGAACCGGGTCGGTGAGCTGATGGGCGTGGTGCGGCGTTTCGAGGGGAGCCGCGTGCGGATCGTCGCCCTGACGACCAGCGACTCGACCGACTGCTCGCTCGTCCGCTTCTTGCTAAGCGACCCCGAAGCGGGGCGCGAGATCCTGGAGCGGGCCGGGTTGGCGATCGTCGAGTCGGACCTGATCGGCGTCGAGCTGCCGGCGACCAACCAGCCAATGCTCTCGGTCTGCACCGCTCTGCTTGCCGCCGAGGTGAACATCACCCAGGTCTACCCGCTCTTGATTCGCCCGAACGGCCGCCCGGCGGTCGCGTTGATGGTGGACAACATCGAGCACGGGATCGAGACCCTGCTCTCCAAGGGGTTCCACACGATCAACGAAGACGAACTGCAACAGTTCGACCCGATGGCTTGATCCGCTCCAAATGAAGTGTGGCCGAGTCGGGGACGGCTCGGTGCACGAGACCGCCCACCGCCTGACGCCCCTCTGCCGATTCTCTGATGGCCATCAACGTCACCTGCCCGAGCTGCCTCAAGCGGTTCACTGTCGCCGACCAGCACGCCGGCAAGACCGGACCTTGCCCCAGCTGCAAGAAGCCGATCAAGATCCCCGAGGCCGACGAGGGCGTGACGATTCACGCGCCCGCGCCCGAAGGTCCCACCGGCAAAGACGGCAAATCGGTCCTCAAGACCGAGAAGCGGAAGGACGCCTCGTTCGACCCGCTGATCGCCACCGGCGTCGGGCTGATCACGCTGCTGACCCTGGTCGGCGCCTTCCTCCTGAACGGCAGCGAGAACGCGGACACGTGGCCCGTCCTCGCCGCGGGGGCGATCCTGCTGGGACCGCCCCTCGCCTGGGCCGGCTACGGCTTCCTGCGCGACCAGGAGCTCGAGCCCCACAGGGGCGGGACGCTCTGGATGCGGGCGGCGATCGCGGGGGCGGTGTTCGCGCTCTCGTGGGGCGTGTACGTGCTCATCGCCAGCCAGATCGGCGAGTCGGGCTGGCGCACCGAGGGCCTCGAGATCTGGCAGATGATGTTCGCCGCGGGCGTGGCGATCGGCGTCGGCACGTTCGGCGCCTTCGCGTCGCTCGACCTCGATCCCTTCATGGGCTTCTTCCTTTGCGCCCTCTACTTCGTAGCGACCGTGCTGCTGCGGATCGTCATGGCGTTGCCGCCGGTGCCCGGCCTGATCAGCGAATAGCCACTCTAATCCTTGCAGGCTGATGCCCGACTCGTTGCTCGACCTGGCCGAGATCCGCGGGCTGCACGGCGCCGCCGCCGGGCTGGTGCGCATCCCACCGGGCGTGGACGTGCCGGTCACCCCGCGGGTGCGGCAGCTGATCGACGCCCCCGAGTTCCGCCGGCTGGCGCAGATCAGCCAGCTGGGGCTCGTCTCGCTCGTCTACCCGGCGGCCAATCACACGCGGCAGGAGCACTCGCTCGGAGTCTACCGAACCGCGATCGAGTACCTGCAGAGCCTCGCGGCGGACGAGCGTTTCGCCGCCGTCATCCGCCCGCAGGACGCCGAGCTGTTCCTGGTCGCCGCGCTCTTACACGATCTGGGGCACTGGCCGTTCTGTCACCCGATCGAGGACATCCGCCTGCCGCAGACGCCCGACCACGAGCTCTTCGCCAACAGCTTCGTGCTCGAGGGCGAGATTGCCGACACGCTCCGCGATGAGTGGGGGGTCGCCCCGCGCGACGTGGTCGCTTTGCTCTCCGGCAAGCCGACCGACCGTCGAGGGCGGATCCTCCAGTCGCTGCTCTCCGGGCCGATCGACGTCGACAAGGCGGACTATCTCGTCCGCGATAGCCTTCACGCCGGCGTGCCGTACGGGCAGCACTTCGACAGGACACGCCTCATCCGCAGCCTCTGCCTCAACGAGGCGGGCGACGGCCTCGCCATTACCGAGAAGGGCAAAACGGCCGCCGAGATGATGGTCTTCGCCCGCTACGTGATGTTCAGTGAGGTCTACTGGCACCACGCCGTGCGGAGTGCGACGGCCATGTTCCAGCGGGCGTTCTTCTCGGTGTACCGGAGCGTCGATCTCGACTCGCTGTTCCGTCTGCCCGAAGGGCCGTTCGTCGCCGCGCTGACCGAAGCGGCCGGGGACGGCCCCGCCGCCGAGCTGCTGAGCGGCCTCTTCGGCCCGACCCGCAGGCTCTACAAACGGTTGACGCAGTACAGCCTGTTCGAGTCACCCGAGCTATACGGCCGCCTCGCCCGCAGGCCGTACCCGTGGCTGGTCCGATGCTCGGAAGAACTGGCCGCCGGGATGAGTCGGGCGCTGTCGCGCGTCGTGGCGCCGCACGAGGTGGTGTTCGACGCGCCGCCGACCGAGCTGGAAGTCGAGTTCGACGTTGAGGTCCGCGACACCCGCGCGGGGGTCTCGCGACGGCTAGGAGAGATCTCGCCGATGGTGAAGACCCTGGCGCGCGAGCAGTTCGACGATTACGTCAAACGGGTCCGGGTCTTCGTCCACCCCCGACTGGCGGCCGACGCCCGCGGGTTGCGCGGTCTGCAGGACCTGATCCACGAAGCGATCGACCGCGCGGGCTAGCCTCGCCGGGTTCAGGCGAGCAGGCTGACCGACCGCGCGACGCCGTGCACGCGCGCTGTCTGCGCCTGTTCTCTCGACAACCGCCCGAGCTCGACCAGGTGCTCGATCACCGGGCGTTGTTTCTCTAGCTGCTGCATCAGCAGGGTGGCGACCTGATGCGAGTCGAGGTAGCCCTTCTCCACCGCCAACTCGCCAAATCGCCGCGTGGGGTCGGTGTGTTGAAGCCGCAGCACGTCGAGCACGTGGGTGGCTGCCATCATCCCCTGTTCGATCGCCACCTGCCCGAGCGGCGGGCGTTCCTGGTCCCTGCGCGCCAACGCGGCGACGTAGTCGTCGGCGGAGATCACTCCCGTTTGGACGAGTGCGATTTCGATTTGCACCGATTAGTCCTCCCCGCTGTTGGCCTCTCCAACGCGGTCGCCAAGATAAGGAATCCAGAGTTGCAAGCCGGCCGCAATAACTTCCGGTACAAAGAACTCTAGATTGATTGTTTGCGCGACTCGGGTGCGGTTGTCCGTCTCGGGTGATTTCGCGCCTATCCGCAAAGATCCGTGTGGTTATGACGCACCGGGATTGTCAGAGTTTGCGGGATGAGAAAGTTGGAGAAAGTGGGTGCATGGGGACGATGGGGTTTGTAAGGCAAGCTAGCAAGGCGGCTCGGCTTGCCCATCCCCCCCCGCCTAAGCCCTCCCACCGCTACCCCCGCCCATGCAGGCCGCACGACCCCGTTACGTCCTGATCGCGGAGATCGAGCACGCCGACGAAGGCCCGCAGTGGCGTTTCGCCCTGCAAGCTGCCGACGCCTCGGTGACGATCGCCGCGTGCGACCGCGAGCCGGGCGCCGATGAGGACCGCTTGGTCCTGCTCGCCATGGTCCGCGGTCTGGAGGCGCTGGACGTCTCGGCCGACGTGACCGTGGTGACCCGTTCCTCCTCGGTCCTCCGCGGCCTGACCCGTGGTCTCGCTCAGTGGCGCAACAACCACTGGCGCTGGGAACGCTTCGGGCGGCTCACGCCGATCCGTGACGCCGACCTCTGGCGCCGCGTCGATCAGGCGATGCGTTTCCACACGGTCCACTGCCGGAGCTGGCGATCCGAGAACGCAGCCCGCGTCGGCCCGCCGCGTCCCCACTTCCTGCGTACGGCCGACGCCCCGGTGCGAGAGCCCGCCTGCCTGGTCGAGGGCCGTGCCGACTCGCCAGCCATGGTGATCGTCCGCAGCGCCCGCTCACGCCGCCGTGTGCGTTTGAGCGATCCGGAACCGACCACGCTCTCGCCGGCCCACGCCGCCGCCGGCTGAGATCGACCCAGAAACCGTCCACACTCCCACCAAGATCGCGAAGGATCCCGCCGTGCGTACGCAAGTCTCCCTGGAATCGGTAGGCGCATTGGCCGAAGGCCGCCACGAGAACCCGTTCGACCTCCTCGGACCGCACGAAGTGGTCGACGAGGGACGCCGGGCCTTGGCGGTGCGGGCGTTCCAGCCCGACTCAAAACAGATGTGGCTTGTCGATCCTGCGCAGGGCAGGTCGCGGCCGATGCGAAGAATCCACCCGGCGGGCCTGTACGAGGCCATCTGTCCCATTGAAGATAGCGGGGCTGGGAAGACAGCGAAGATCGGCGAGTACCAATTCCGCGTTTCCGACGCACACGGCGGGCGACAGACGATGCACGATCCCTACTCTTTTGAGCCCCTCCTCACGGAGTACGACCTGCACCTTCTCCACGAGGGGACGCACTACGACGCGTACGAACGCCTCGGGGCGCACCTCCGAGAGGTCGATGGCGTGAAGGGCGTAAACTTCGCCGTCTGGGCCCCCAACGCCGAAGGGATCAGCCTGATCGGCGACTTCAACGGCTGGAGCGGCTCGGCGCACGCGATGCGCAAGCGGGTCCCCAGCGGCATCTGGGAGTTGTTCGTCCCCGGAATCGAGGTCGGCACGAAGTACAAGTTCTCCGTCAAGCAGCTGGGGGGCGCCGTTGTCGAGAAGTGCGACCCGTACGGCTTCGCCGCCGAGGTGCCGCCCCGCACGGCGAACATCGTTACGGACCTCTCCGAGCACCGCTGGGCCGACGGCGACTGGATGAACCAGCGCGTCGAGCGCAACGGCCTCGACGCCCCCATGAGCATCTACGAGTTGCACCTGGGCAGCTGGCGTCGTGACCCGGCCGACCCGGAGCGTTGGCTCAGCTACGGCGAGATCGCGCCGCAACTGGTCGAGTACTGCCAGCGGATGGGCTACACGCACGTCGAGCTGATGCCGGTCAGCGAGCACCCGTTCACCGGGAGCTGGGGCTACCAGACGGTCGGCTACTTCGCCGCCACGAGCCGCTACGGCTCGCCCGAGGAGCTGATGGCGTTGATCGACACGCTGCACCAGGCGGGCATCGGCGTGATCATCGACTGGGTGCCGGCCCACTTCCCGAAGGACGACCACGGCCTCCGCCGGTTCGACGGCAGCGCCCTGTACGAGCACGAAGACCCTCGCCAGGGGGAGCACCCCGACTGGGGCACGCTCATCTTCAACTACGGACGCAACGAGGTCGCCGGCTTCCTGCTCGCCAACGCCCTCTTCTGGTGCGACAAGTACCACATCGACGGGCTGCGCGTCGACGCGGTCGCCTCGATGCTGTACCTCGATTACAGCCGCGAGGGAGACGACTGGATCCCCAACAAGCACGGCGGGCGCGAGAACCTCGAGGCGATCGAGTTCCTCAAGACCTTCAACGAGAAGGTCCACGAACGCCACCCCGGCGTGCTGACCATCGCCGAGGAGTCGACCGCCTGGACGGGCGTGTCACGCCCGACGTACGTCGGCGGCCTCGGCTTCAGCCTGAAATGGAACATGGGCTGGATGAACGACACGCTCCGCTACTTCAAGCACGAGCCGATCCACCGCAAGTACCACCAGGACGAGCTGACGTTCTCGTTGATCTACGCGTTCACCGAGAACTTCTGCCTCCCCTTCAGCCACGACGAGGTGGTCCACGGCAAGGGCTCGCTGCTCGACCAGATGCCAGGCGACATGTGGCAGAAGTTCGCCAACCTGCGGCTCCTGTACGGCTACATGTGGAGCCACCCGGGCAAGAAGCTCACGTTCATGGGCTGCGAGTTCGGCCAGTGGAACGAGTGGAACCACGACACCTCGCTGCAGTGGGACCTGCTGCAGTGGGACTCCCACCAGGGCCTGCAGAACTACGTGGCGCACCTGAACCACCTGTACCAGTCCGAGCCGGCGATGCACCAAGTCGACTTCGACGGCGAGGGCTTCGAGTGGATCGACTGCCACAACCACGAGGACAGCATCCTCGCCTACATGCGGAAGGCGAAGGACCCCGAGGACTACGTGATCGCCGTCAGCAACTTCACGCCCGTCCCGCGGCACGGCTACAAACTGGGCGTCCCCGAGGTCTGCTTCTTCGAGGAGATCAGCAACAGCGACTCGACCTACTTCGGCGGCAGCGACGTCGGCAACTCGGGCGGCGTGATGGCGACCGACAAGGGGGTCCAGATGCGTCCGGCCAGCGTTGAGCTAACCCTCCCGCCGCTGTCGACCGTGATCCTCAAGCCGCGACGCGGATGATGCCGCGGCCCTAGCCCCGAATGGGCGCCGAGACGATCGCCCCCCCAGACGCAGTCCGGGGGGAGGCTTGGGGTCGCTTAGGCGAGCGCCCTCATTCCGTCCGGTCCGGGAGCCGCGTCCAGTCCAGCCCGGAGCCTTCGAGCAAGTCGCCCAGGAGGGCGGAGATCTTGTTCTGGGCCCGGGCCTGCATCAGCGGTCCGGCGCCGACCCAGCGGTCGCCGTCGCGGATGAAGTTGCTGCGGAGCTCGTCCTCGGTGCCGATTCGCTGCGCGATCCGCAACAGGTAGGCGATCGAGTGGTCGTGGTTCAGGTGGGCGATCACCTCGCCCGGCTCGATGCCGAAGGCGGCCTCCAGCAGTTCGGGGCCGGCGGCGACCAGCGGCTCCGGCTGGCTCAGCCGCAGAGGGACCTGGCGGGCGTTCGGGGCGATGCGCCCCAGCGACAGCAGGCTGAAGGTGTCGGTCTCCTGCACGTCCGCCACGGGGACGAGCGGCTCGTCGGCCTGGGCGAAGTAGTCGGCGATCGTCTTGCCCGATTCGGTGATCTGGGCGGCGACCTCCTCGGCCTTCTTCTCCGACAGCTCGGCCGCCTGGACCCGCTTCCACGCGGCGACGACCTGCTCACGCACGTCCTCGAGCTTGGGCGTCTCGCCTTCGTAGCGTTCGGTGATCAGGCAGATGTAGCGGTTGCCATCGATGTCGTAACTGACGAAAGGTTGGTAGAGATCGAGGCCTTCGGAGCGGAAGGCGAGGAACCAGATCGGCCCGGAGGGCGTGAGGTCCGTGGCGACCGTGCGTCCGAAATCGGTTTCACGCAACTGGAGCTGCGACGCTTGGTCGACTTCGGTCAGTTCGAGCTGCTCCTGCTCGGCGAGCGGCTGGAGATTCGCGAGCGAGTCGGGCGCTGCCGGGGCCTCCTCGCCGTTCTCTTGGGCGACCAGGATCGCGTCGAAGTACTCGACGAACTGGTCGTCGAGCTGCAGCTTGATGCGGTTCACTTTCTCCTGCATCCTCTCGGCGGCGCGCTCGGTCGCCAGACGCTGGCGGATCTCGTCGGCGACCTCCTCGAGCGGCTGGTACGGCTTGGCGTCGGCGGCGGGCTCTTCGGCCGCCTCCTCAGCGGAGTCCGCTTCGGGCGCCTCTTCGGTGGCGGGCGCAGTATCGGCGGTGGCCTCTTCCTCTTCTTCTTCCTCCTCCTCAACGGCCTCGGTCGACTCGTCAACGACCTGCTCGGTCTTGTCGGCTGCTTCCTCGGACGCGTCCTTGTCGGCGGGCTCGTCGGCGGGCTCCTCTTGGTCCGGAGCGTTGTCGCCGAAGGGGAGCGGGCCCTCGTCCTCAACGGCGGCCTCTTCCTGCATCGCTTCGTCGGATTGCAGCAGGTTGTCGGGCCCGAAGACGCCTCCGCCCGAGCCGAATTCGCCGTCGTC
It encodes the following:
- the glgB gene encoding 1,4-alpha-glucan branching enzyme GlgB; translation: MRTQVSLESVGALAEGRHENPFDLLGPHEVVDEGRRALAVRAFQPDSKQMWLVDPAQGRSRPMRRIHPAGLYEAICPIEDSGAGKTAKIGEYQFRVSDAHGGRQTMHDPYSFEPLLTEYDLHLLHEGTHYDAYERLGAHLREVDGVKGVNFAVWAPNAEGISLIGDFNGWSGSAHAMRKRVPSGIWELFVPGIEVGTKYKFSVKQLGGAVVEKCDPYGFAAEVPPRTANIVTDLSEHRWADGDWMNQRVERNGLDAPMSIYELHLGSWRRDPADPERWLSYGEIAPQLVEYCQRMGYTHVELMPVSEHPFTGSWGYQTVGYFAATSRYGSPEELMALIDTLHQAGIGVIIDWVPAHFPKDDHGLRRFDGSALYEHEDPRQGEHPDWGTLIFNYGRNEVAGFLLANALFWCDKYHIDGLRVDAVASMLYLDYSREGDDWIPNKHGGRENLEAIEFLKTFNEKVHERHPGVLTIAEESTAWTGVSRPTYVGGLGFSLKWNMGWMNDTLRYFKHEPIHRKYHQDELTFSLIYAFTENFCLPFSHDEVVHGKGSLLDQMPGDMWQKFANLRLLYGYMWSHPGKKLTFMGCEFGQWNEWNHDTSLQWDLLQWDSHQGLQNYVAHLNHLYQSEPAMHQVDFDGEGFEWIDCHNHEDSILAYMRKAKDPEDYVIAVSNFTPVPRHGYKLGVPEVCFFEEISNSDSTYFGGSDVGNSGGVMATDKGVQMRPASVELTLPPLSTVILKPRRG
- a CDS encoding periplasmic folding chaperone, which gives rise to MATPLTALSKYTGVFMAVLCAVLMFTFVLGDSISNMMGGGPGGSTGGGDTVAIWDGGQINERQLADAVIHRNILAQFQQSVEQAGALAARDAGVDLEYLQRSVQPLQLPRTREQGVERSVVTTKIFAQKAREAGMVVSDEMIISYLRALGFERVSNDQMREILTRMGRGSGGGGRATIGFVFDLLREAMLANNYLSSHTFAFRTILPEERWEDWKKVNERIVVEAAPVKTAAFIDEVPEPSEEELVAFYEEHRDRQPLPDLLRGYGNLELPSPTPGFAVPPRVRVTYLKADFNAVVDSLMGEVTDEEIAAYYEANKESFVEADRALFGDESGFGDDGEFGSGGGVFGPDNLLQSDEAMQEEAAVEDEGPLPFGDNAPDQEEPADEPADKDASEEAADKTEQVVDESTEAVEEEEEEEEEATADTAPATEEAPEADSAEEAAEEPAADAKPYQPLEEVADEIRQRLATERAAERMQEKVNRIKLQLDDQFVEYFDAILVAQENGEEAPAAPDSLANLQPLAEQEQLELTEVDQASQLQLRETDFGRTVATDLTPSGPIWFLAFRSEGLDLYQPFVSYDIDGNRYICLITERYEGETPKLEDVREQVVAAWKRVQAAELSEKKAEEVAAQITESGKTIADYFAQADEPLVPVADVQETDTFSLLSLGRIAPNARQVPLRLSQPEPLVAAGPELLEAAFGIEPGEVIAHLNHDHSIAYLLRIAQRIGTEDELRSNFIRDGDRWVGAGPLMQARAQNKISALLGDLLEGSGLDWTRLPDRTE